From Dietzia sp. ANT_WB102, a single genomic window includes:
- a CDS encoding DUF5701 family protein: MTPRVHPGSPLAEQVERLVDVGVPELAGITAENLRAHARALPDGPGDDRALVAVHPSLVSTDRLATLMRRDGKAGFVVVDMTDLAEFTPTDDIDVPDAPLYLLEDVTRGDDMLGWTPTDAHAELANRGRTPLTVSEGISWLLQEPGLLEPGKCFMCIGSRKPKEGGGLDSRTPALWISGGTGRDGRENKGAPKVGWCWANNHHTWLGFASTAVRIGPSR, encoded by the coding sequence GGATCCCCCCTTGCCGAGCAGGTCGAGCGCCTCGTCGATGTCGGCGTCCCCGAGCTCGCCGGTATCACCGCCGAGAACCTGCGGGCCCACGCCCGCGCCCTCCCAGACGGTCCGGGCGACGACCGCGCGCTTGTGGCCGTCCACCCGTCCCTCGTGTCGACAGACCGACTGGCCACCCTCATGCGCCGCGACGGCAAGGCGGGCTTCGTCGTCGTCGACATGACAGACCTGGCAGAGTTCACCCCCACCGACGACATCGACGTCCCGGACGCGCCACTGTATTTGCTAGAGGACGTGACACGCGGCGACGACATGCTGGGCTGGACCCCGACCGACGCCCACGCCGAGTTGGCCAATCGGGGCCGCACCCCACTGACCGTCTCGGAGGGGATCAGCTGGCTGCTACAGGAACCGGGGCTGCTCGAACCCGGAAAGTGCTTCATGTGCATCGGCTCGCGCAAACCCAAGGAGGGCGGCGGCCTGGATTCGCGGACGCCCGCACTGTGGATCAGCGGCGGGACAGGCCGAGACGGCAGGGAGAACAAGGGCGCGCCCAAGGTGGGCTGGTGCTGGGCCAACAACCACCACACCTGGCTGGGCTTCGCTTCGACCGCCGTCAGGATCGGGCCGAGTCGGTAA
- a CDS encoding chorismate mutase: MSTDPAGPHSPGTDPSGTDDPLSEAEIQELRLEIDRLDAEILDAIVRRSEISRRIGRTRMRSGGTKLVHTRELKVYERFSSLGEEGQTLAGMLLRLGRGRLGY; encoded by the coding sequence ATGAGCACCGACCCCGCCGGCCCCCACTCCCCTGGCACCGACCCCTCCGGCACCGACGATCCGCTGTCCGAGGCCGAGATCCAGGAGTTGAGGCTGGAGATCGACCGCCTGGACGCCGAGATTCTCGACGCCATCGTCCGCCGCAGCGAGATCTCCAGGCGCATTGGCCGCACTCGCATGAGGTCGGGCGGTACGAAGCTCGTGCACACCCGGGAACTCAAGGTTTACGAGCGTTTCTCCTCACTCGGGGAGGAAGGGCAGACCCTTGCGGGCATGCTCCTGCGTCTCGGTCGGGGCCGGCTGGGGTACTAG
- a CDS encoding sodium:alanine symporter family protein: MENFNTFLANIGSVIWGPFVLIPLLLGTGLFLTIRLRMLQFRKLVPALRLGLVKRKDDGGEGDISQYQALTTALAATVGVGNIVGVATAIALGGPGALFWMWITALVGMASKYSEAFLGVRYRVTDARGEKSGGPQYYLHRGLAEVFGRTGGRIGLVLSILFAVFAVLASFGIGNMTQANAVATQLDNSFGVSHAATGIVLFVCTGAVLLGGIKAIGRVTAGFVPLMILLYILGGLAVLVANSEQIPAAFGQIFSGAFTGTSAVGGFAGSAILYAIQMGVARGIFSNESGMGSAAIAAAAAKTTHPTRQGLVSMTQTFVDTIIVVTFTGLVLVTSGVWQEGRESAGTMTADAFASALPQGDKLVAVSIAFFAFSTILGWSYYGERCMERLVGARGVIPYRMVFTCVVFVGAVTELEVVWNFSDVMNGLMAIPNLIGLLFLSGLIVRETRHYLDNDPGLTASASQVKEFTGVGQR, from the coding sequence GTGGAAAACTTCAACACGTTTCTCGCCAACATCGGATCGGTGATCTGGGGGCCGTTCGTCCTCATCCCGCTGCTGCTCGGCACAGGTCTGTTCCTGACGATCCGGCTGCGGATGCTGCAGTTCCGCAAGCTGGTGCCCGCCCTGCGGCTGGGCCTGGTCAAAAGGAAGGACGACGGCGGCGAGGGCGACATCTCGCAATACCAGGCGCTGACCACCGCCCTGGCGGCGACCGTCGGCGTGGGCAACATCGTCGGCGTCGCGACGGCCATCGCGCTGGGCGGGCCGGGGGCGCTCTTCTGGATGTGGATCACTGCGCTCGTCGGCATGGCGTCCAAATACTCCGAGGCGTTCCTCGGCGTGCGCTACCGCGTCACCGATGCCCGCGGCGAGAAGTCCGGCGGTCCCCAGTACTACCTGCACCGCGGCCTCGCGGAAGTCTTCGGTCGCACCGGCGGCCGGATTGGCCTGGTCCTGTCGATCCTGTTCGCGGTGTTCGCCGTTCTGGCGAGCTTCGGCATCGGCAACATGACACAGGCCAACGCGGTGGCGACCCAGTTGGATAACTCGTTTGGCGTTTCCCATGCGGCTACCGGCATCGTGTTGTTCGTCTGCACCGGTGCCGTGCTGCTCGGTGGCATCAAGGCGATCGGCAGGGTCACGGCCGGGTTCGTGCCGCTCATGATCCTGCTCTACATCCTCGGCGGCCTCGCTGTGCTCGTCGCCAACTCCGAGCAGATCCCCGCAGCGTTCGGCCAGATCTTCTCGGGCGCCTTCACCGGGACGTCCGCGGTCGGTGGATTCGCCGGCTCGGCGATCCTTTACGCCATCCAGATGGGCGTTGCGCGCGGCATCTTCTCGAACGAGTCCGGGATGGGGTCCGCGGCAATCGCGGCGGCGGCGGCCAAGACCACCCATCCCACCCGGCAGGGTCTGGTGTCGATGACGCAGACGTTCGTCGACACCATCATCGTGGTCACCTTCACCGGGCTCGTCCTGGTCACCTCAGGGGTGTGGCAGGAGGGACGGGAGAGTGCCGGGACGATGACGGCCGACGCCTTCGCTTCCGCCCTACCTCAGGGTGACAAGCTCGTCGCCGTCTCGATCGCCTTCTTCGCCTTCTCCACGATCCTCGGATGGTCGTACTACGGCGAGCGGTGTATGGAGCGGCTGGTGGGCGCGCGTGGTGTGATCCCGTACCGCATGGTCTTCACCTGCGTGGTGTTCGTGGGAGCGGTCACCGAGCTCGAGGTGGTGTGGAACTTCTCCGACGTGATGAACGGCCTCATGGCCATCCCCAACCTCATTGGTCTGCTCTTCCTGTCGGGCCTGATCGTCCGCGAGACACGGCACTATCTGGACAACGATCCCGGCCTGACCGCGTCGGCGTCCCAGGTGAAGGAGTTCACGGGGGTCGGTCAGCGCTGA
- a CDS encoding UvrD-helicase domain-containing protein: MTDTAHAPARPISPLLDGLNPQQAAAVTHRGGPLLIVAGAGSGKTSVLTRRIAYLLAEGGAHPGQILAITFTNKAAAEMRERVAALVGPHAERMWVATFHSICVRILRAQSALLGTRNSNFTIYDSDDSRRLLGMIAKEQQLEVKKFTPRMLATAISNHKNELREPSEAMDRALEDSDRTGQTVAAVYTEYQSRLQAANAFDFDDLIGETVALLRAHPEVAAYYRRRFRHVMVDEYQDTNHAQYVLVRTLVGGVTGEDDGVGVPPAELCVVGDADQSIYAFRGATIRNIEDFEHDYPDARSILLEQNYRSTQTILTAANAVISRNPGRREKNLWTSEGAGELLVGYVADNEHDEARFIAGEIDRLVDSGAASYSDVAVFYRTNNSSRVVEDVFVRLGLPYKVVGGTRFYERKEVRDVVAYLKVLSNPDDTVALRRILNTPRRGIGDRAEACVVVHAEQRGIGFGQALRDAAEGKVSLLPTRSVKAIAGFVRMLDELRGRLDGGDHAAGEDSAPDVGALVEAVLESTGYRAELEASNDPQDAARVDNLNELVGVGREFSSEAALQRSAKEQGFGVEADADDELDQGLAEPGSLAAFLERVSLVADADQIPDSDQGQVTLMTLHTAKGLEFPVVFLIGMEDGLFPHMRALGDPAELSEERRLAYVGITRARKRLYLTRAMMRSSWGQPMTNPGSRFLEEIPSEAIEWQREEPAGGAGYGDDDSYAPRRRFGGGSGGGYSSGGFGSSGGRSAGIPRAKASGPALELAPGDRVTHDKYGLGKVLSCDGSGPRATATIDFGASGKVRLMLIGGVPMQKL; the protein is encoded by the coding sequence ATGACCGACACCGCACACGCTCCCGCCCGCCCCATCTCACCCCTGCTCGACGGGCTTAACCCACAGCAGGCCGCCGCGGTCACGCACCGCGGCGGCCCGTTGTTGATCGTGGCGGGAGCGGGGTCGGGAAAGACCAGTGTGCTCACCCGACGCATCGCATACCTGCTGGCAGAGGGGGGTGCGCATCCCGGGCAGATCCTCGCGATCACCTTCACTAACAAGGCCGCCGCCGAGATGCGGGAGCGGGTGGCGGCCCTGGTCGGTCCGCACGCGGAGCGGATGTGGGTGGCCACGTTCCACTCGATCTGCGTGCGGATCCTGCGCGCTCAGTCCGCGCTGCTGGGGACGCGGAACTCGAACTTCACGATCTACGATTCGGATGACTCCCGGCGGCTGTTGGGGATGATCGCCAAGGAGCAGCAGCTCGAGGTTAAGAAGTTCACCCCGCGGATGCTGGCAACGGCGATCTCCAATCACAAGAACGAGCTGCGCGAACCGTCCGAGGCGATGGACCGTGCGCTCGAAGACTCCGACCGAACGGGGCAGACCGTCGCGGCCGTATACACGGAATACCAGTCGCGACTGCAGGCGGCCAATGCGTTCGACTTCGACGATCTGATCGGTGAGACCGTGGCGCTGCTCCGTGCGCACCCCGAGGTCGCGGCGTATTACCGACGCCGGTTCCGCCACGTCATGGTGGACGAGTACCAGGACACCAACCACGCCCAGTATGTGCTGGTGCGCACCCTCGTGGGTGGGGTGACGGGGGAGGACGACGGGGTGGGCGTCCCCCCGGCCGAGCTCTGTGTGGTCGGTGACGCCGATCAGTCGATCTACGCCTTCCGCGGTGCCACGATCAGGAACATCGAAGACTTCGAGCACGACTACCCCGATGCCCGTTCCATCCTGTTGGAGCAGAACTACCGGTCCACGCAGACCATTCTGACGGCCGCGAATGCCGTCATCTCGCGCAACCCGGGTCGCAGGGAGAAAAATCTGTGGACCTCTGAGGGCGCGGGCGAGCTGTTGGTGGGCTACGTGGCGGACAACGAGCACGACGAGGCGAGGTTCATCGCCGGGGAGATCGACCGACTGGTGGACTCAGGTGCGGCGTCGTACTCCGACGTGGCGGTGTTCTACCGAACCAACAACTCCTCCCGCGTCGTCGAGGATGTGTTCGTGCGCCTCGGCCTGCCGTACAAGGTCGTGGGGGGCACCAGATTCTACGAGCGCAAGGAAGTTCGCGACGTCGTCGCCTACCTCAAGGTTCTCAGCAACCCGGACGACACGGTGGCGTTGCGCCGCATCCTCAACACCCCGCGGCGGGGAATCGGGGACCGCGCCGAGGCATGTGTGGTCGTTCACGCCGAGCAGCGGGGTATCGGGTTCGGCCAGGCACTGCGAGACGCGGCCGAGGGGAAGGTGTCGCTGCTGCCGACGCGGTCGGTCAAGGCGATCGCCGGGTTCGTGCGGATGCTTGACGAGCTGCGCGGACGCCTTGACGGCGGTGATCACGCCGCCGGGGAGGACTCGGCGCCCGACGTCGGGGCACTCGTGGAAGCCGTGCTGGAGAGCACCGGCTACCGCGCTGAACTGGAGGCGTCCAACGACCCGCAGGACGCCGCCCGCGTGGACAACCTCAACGAACTGGTGGGCGTGGGCCGCGAATTCTCCTCGGAGGCCGCGCTGCAGCGCTCGGCGAAAGAGCAGGGTTTCGGTGTCGAGGCGGACGCTGACGACGAGCTGGACCAGGGGCTGGCCGAGCCCGGGTCACTCGCCGCGTTCCTCGAACGGGTCTCGCTGGTGGCCGACGCCGACCAGATCCCCGACTCCGACCAGGGCCAGGTCACCCTCATGACCCTGCACACCGCCAAGGGGCTGGAATTCCCGGTGGTGTTCCTCATCGGCATGGAGGACGGGCTCTTCCCGCACATGCGGGCACTGGGCGACCCGGCCGAACTGTCGGAGGAGCGCAGGCTCGCGTATGTGGGCATCACGCGCGCCCGCAAGCGGCTCTACCTGACCCGCGCAATGATGCGGTCATCGTGGGGGCAACCCATGACCAATCCCGGATCACGTTTCCTGGAGGAGATCCCCTCCGAGGCGATCGAGTGGCAGCGCGAAGAGCCGGCCGGTGGGGCGGGCTACGGGGACGACGACTCGTACGCACCGCGCCGCCGTTTCGGAGGCGGTTCCGGTGGTGGCTACAGTTCGGGCGGGTTCGGCTCGTCTGGTGGACGGTCGGCGGGGATACCCCGCGCGAAGGCGTCCGGGCCTGCTCTCGAGTTGGCGCCCGGGGACCGGGTCACGCACGACAAGTACGGGCTCGGCAAAGTACTGTCCTGCGATGGCAGCGGGCCGCGGGCCACGGCGACCATCGACTTCGGTGCGTCCGGCAAGGTTCGGCTCATGCTCATCGGGGGCGTGCCGATGCAGAAGCTCTAG
- a CDS encoding M23 family metallopeptidase has protein sequence MPAPPQALRGRAAVLAIAAGAAVSAASAGSALSDTGTHSADAGDIALLANGEPAPATSTPGAPTTSAPATPSAPEPVVVVPVSAAGPSSDDISSTMLYAGTEINAQREIAEEQARRPKVAMPAIGAFTSPYAMRWGSFHAGIDIANVPGSDIYAATDGTVIDSGPAQGFGNWIRIMADDGTMTVYGHMQSLDVAVGERVHAGQKIAGMGSLGFSTGSHLHFEVLVNGGKDHVDPLTWLLERGLDPMAGSVEGSSSSGS, from the coding sequence ATGCCCGCGCCGCCGCAGGCACTGCGCGGGCGTGCAGCCGTTCTAGCCATCGCCGCGGGCGCCGCTGTCTCCGCCGCGTCGGCGGGTTCTGCCTTGAGTGACACGGGCACCCATTCGGCCGACGCCGGAGACATCGCACTTCTGGCTAACGGAGAGCCCGCACCCGCGACTTCTACCCCAGGCGCGCCGACGACTTCGGCCCCGGCGACGCCCTCGGCCCCCGAGCCCGTCGTCGTCGTCCCAGTCTCCGCCGCAGGGCCTTCGAGCGACGACATCAGTTCCACGATGCTTTACGCGGGCACGGAGATCAATGCCCAGCGCGAGATCGCCGAGGAGCAGGCCCGGCGCCCGAAGGTCGCCATGCCCGCAATCGGCGCGTTCACCTCGCCTTATGCGATGCGCTGGGGCAGCTTCCACGCCGGCATTGACATCGCGAACGTGCCCGGTTCGGACATCTACGCCGCCACGGATGGCACTGTGATCGACTCCGGTCCGGCCCAGGGTTTCGGTAACTGGATTCGCATCATGGCCGACGACGGCACCATGACCGTCTACGGCCACATGCAGTCTCTCGACGTCGCCGTCGGTGAGCGCGTGCATGCCGGGCAGAAGATCGCGGGCATGGGTTCGCTCGGATTCTCCACCGGCTCCCACCTGCACTTCGAGGTCCTCGTCAACGGAGGCAAGGACCACGTCGATCCGTTGACCTGGCTACTCGAGCGCGGTCTCGATCCCATGGCCGGCAGCGTCGAGGGATCCAGCTCCTCCGGTAGCTGA
- the sucC gene encoding ADP-forming succinate--CoA ligase subunit beta, producing MDLFEYQAKALFAKHDVPTTPGRVADTAEEAEKVAAEIGKPVVVKAQVKVGGRGKAGGVKLAEDAKEARARAEDILGLDIKGHIVKKLLVAEASDIAEEYYISFLVDRANRNYLAMCSVEGGVEIEQVAEESPDRLAKINIDPTVGVDVAKAREIAKAGHLPEEVLDAAAVTIAKLYDVFINEDASLVEVNPLVRTPNDEILALDGKVTLDENAEFRHKETFADFADAGTTDPLEQKAAENDLNYVKLDGQVGIIGNGAGLVMSTLDVVAYAGENHGGVKPANFLDIGGGASAEVMANGLDVILGDEQVKSVFVNVFGGITACDAVANGIVKALEILGDEANKPLVVRLDGNNVEEGRRILAEANHPLVTLADNMDSGADKAAELAAK from the coding sequence ATGGATCTCTTTGAATACCAGGCAAAGGCTCTTTTCGCGAAGCATGACGTGCCCACCACCCCGGGGCGCGTCGCGGACACCGCGGAAGAGGCCGAGAAGGTCGCAGCCGAGATCGGCAAGCCTGTCGTCGTCAAGGCTCAGGTGAAGGTCGGTGGCCGCGGTAAGGCCGGCGGCGTGAAGCTGGCAGAGGATGCCAAGGAGGCCCGCGCCCGGGCCGAGGACATTCTGGGCCTGGACATCAAGGGCCACATCGTTAAGAAGCTGCTCGTCGCCGAGGCCAGCGATATCGCTGAGGAGTACTACATCTCCTTCCTCGTCGACCGCGCCAACCGCAATTACCTGGCAATGTGCTCGGTCGAGGGCGGCGTCGAGATCGAGCAGGTCGCCGAGGAGTCTCCGGACCGCCTCGCCAAGATCAACATTGACCCCACGGTCGGTGTGGACGTGGCCAAGGCCCGCGAGATCGCGAAGGCCGGCCACCTGCCGGAAGAGGTGCTGGACGCCGCTGCGGTGACCATCGCCAAGCTGTACGACGTGTTCATCAACGAGGACGCCTCGCTGGTCGAGGTCAACCCGCTCGTGCGCACGCCGAACGATGAGATCCTTGCCCTCGACGGCAAGGTCACCCTGGACGAGAACGCCGAGTTCCGCCACAAGGAGACCTTCGCCGACTTCGCCGATGCGGGCACCACCGATCCGCTCGAGCAGAAGGCCGCGGAGAACGACCTCAACTACGTCAAGCTCGACGGACAGGTCGGCATCATCGGCAACGGCGCCGGGCTGGTCATGTCCACGCTCGACGTCGTCGCCTACGCCGGCGAGAACCACGGCGGCGTCAAGCCCGCCAACTTCCTGGACATCGGTGGCGGCGCCTCGGCCGAGGTCATGGCCAACGGGCTCGACGTCATTCTCGGCGACGAGCAGGTCAAGAGCGTGTTCGTCAACGTCTTCGGTGGCATCACCGCCTGTGACGCGGTCGCGAACGGCATCGTCAAGGCCCTGGAAATCCTGGGCGACGAGGCCAACAAGCCCCTCGTGGTCCGTCTCGACGGCAACAACGTCGAGGAGGGTCGTCGCATCCTCGCCGAGGCGAACCACCCGCTCGTGACCCTGGCCGACAACATGGACTCCGGCGCCGACAAGGCCGCCGAGCTGGCCGCCAAGTAA
- the sucD gene encoding succinate--CoA ligase subunit alpha has translation MSIFLNKDNKVIVQGITGGEGTKHTARMLAAGTQVVGGVNARKAGTTVSHKDADGNDIELPVFGSVKEAMEATGADTTILFVPPPFTKDAIIEAVDAEIPLAVVITEGAPVLDTATAWNYNLAKGNKTRIIGPNCPGIITPGESLVGITPANIAGKGPVGLVSKSGTLTYQMMYELADYGFSTAIGIGGDPIIGTTHIDCIEAFENDPETKVIVMIGEIGGDAEERAADYIKANVTKPVVGYVAGFTAPEGKTMGHAGAIVSGSSGTAQAKKEALEAAGVKVGKTPSEAAQLAKELLDAM, from the coding sequence ATGTCGATTTTCCTCAACAAGGACAACAAGGTCATCGTCCAGGGCATCACCGGCGGCGAGGGCACCAAGCACACCGCCCGCATGCTCGCGGCCGGCACCCAGGTCGTCGGCGGCGTCAACGCCCGCAAGGCCGGCACCACCGTGTCCCACAAGGACGCAGACGGTAACGACATCGAGCTGCCTGTCTTCGGCTCCGTCAAGGAGGCCATGGAGGCCACCGGTGCCGACACGACGATCCTGTTCGTCCCGCCGCCGTTCACCAAGGACGCCATCATCGAGGCCGTGGACGCGGAGATCCCGCTCGCCGTGGTTATCACCGAGGGCGCCCCGGTCCTGGACACCGCCACCGCGTGGAACTACAACCTCGCGAAGGGCAACAAGACCCGGATCATCGGACCGAACTGCCCGGGCATCATCACGCCCGGCGAGTCGCTGGTCGGCATCACCCCGGCCAACATTGCGGGCAAGGGCCCGGTCGGGCTCGTGTCCAAGTCGGGCACCCTGACCTACCAGATGATGTACGAGCTGGCCGACTACGGCTTCTCGACCGCCATCGGCATCGGTGGTGACCCGATCATCGGCACCACGCACATCGACTGCATCGAGGCCTTCGAGAACGACCCGGAGACCAAGGTCATCGTCATGATCGGCGAGATCGGTGGCGACGCCGAGGAGCGTGCGGCCGACTACATCAAGGCCAACGTCACCAAGCCGGTCGTCGGTTATGTCGCCGGCTTCACTGCACCCGAGGGCAAGACGATGGGCCACGCCGGCGCCATCGTCTCCGGCTCCTCGGGCACTGCGCAGGCTAAGAAGGAGGCCCTCGAGGCCGCGGGTGTCAAGGTCGGCAAGACGCCGTCCGAGGCCGCCCAGCTCGCCAAGGAGCTCCTCGACGCCATGTGA
- a CDS encoding DUF6350 family protein, translating into MSPPRVIRPAASRSPAGARSLLWTAAAAALPVIVSVLVLAALTLAVLLFAADGFDSLFAVVAVEWLVVNRVPLTVDQVELGFLPLLPPLLYVAIVARQTRAVLADVEQPGPREAGAAVAGVTVAGLLLTVFATLVVGSAASDFAVRESSLATALLWTASVGIVGSGLGVWLYFRSELREILPLWIRGGIHLGTAFVAATWAMVTLLVLVGLVLAWEPVGSVLEIGKGFAGTASLAGISVAYLPNVVMAGAALMVGGEAHLGEASFSVFAVSRGPMPEVPLAAMLPTTNPHWVVQGLLLATALVAAGLARSVAHWFRTTVDAVKATWLAAAIVALVIAVSPVVAGGQLGMLGTVGTGSLIAASMALLLFGIIGSATIALSLAGLTRRRERAESELDRRRRRVGTVMDDAPAEGPLAEDDVAEDSVGGGSVVAGDEHPVEEGVDDEGRDDEGRDDEGRDDEGRDDETRNDAASDEHDGAHDDEHGHLVDDDDEAHLGRPGTGAPVDVETTSDAAPDEDAAGDDDPPSPAAAEDPQAAEPRPEDAGPEDARADADDSTGLPDEGRGAAD; encoded by the coding sequence GTGAGTCCTCCACGCGTCATCCGGCCCGCGGCGAGTCGGTCGCCTGCGGGCGCCCGCTCGTTGTTGTGGACGGCGGCAGCCGCGGCGCTGCCCGTCATTGTCTCCGTACTGGTGCTGGCGGCGCTCACGCTGGCAGTGCTGCTGTTCGCCGCGGACGGCTTCGACTCGCTGTTCGCGGTCGTCGCGGTGGAATGGTTGGTCGTCAACCGGGTACCGCTGACCGTGGACCAGGTGGAACTCGGGTTCCTACCGTTGTTGCCCCCGCTGCTCTACGTGGCGATCGTGGCCAGGCAGACCCGGGCGGTATTGGCGGACGTCGAGCAGCCGGGACCTCGTGAGGCCGGCGCGGCCGTGGCCGGTGTGACGGTCGCGGGACTGCTGCTGACCGTGTTCGCGACACTGGTGGTGGGATCCGCAGCATCGGATTTCGCGGTGCGCGAATCGTCTCTGGCCACCGCGCTGCTCTGGACCGCAAGCGTGGGGATCGTCGGTTCGGGGCTCGGTGTGTGGCTGTACTTCCGTAGCGAGCTGCGGGAAATCCTCCCACTGTGGATCCGCGGCGGTATCCACCTCGGAACAGCGTTTGTCGCCGCGACGTGGGCGATGGTGACGCTGTTGGTGTTGGTCGGGCTGGTTTTGGCGTGGGAGCCGGTGGGCTCGGTCCTCGAAATAGGCAAGGGTTTCGCGGGCACTGCTTCACTCGCCGGGATCTCGGTGGCGTACCTGCCCAACGTGGTGATGGCGGGGGCCGCACTGATGGTCGGCGGGGAGGCTCACTTAGGCGAGGCCTCTTTCAGCGTGTTTGCGGTGTCGCGCGGGCCAATGCCCGAGGTGCCGTTGGCGGCAATGCTGCCCACCACCAACCCGCACTGGGTGGTGCAGGGGCTGCTGCTGGCGACGGCGTTGGTGGCAGCCGGGCTCGCACGGTCGGTAGCGCACTGGTTCCGCACGACTGTCGACGCGGTCAAGGCGACGTGGCTGGCCGCAGCGATCGTGGCGCTGGTGATCGCGGTGAGCCCCGTTGTGGCGGGCGGGCAGCTGGGGATGCTCGGCACGGTCGGTACAGGGTCGCTCATCGCGGCGTCGATGGCCCTGCTGCTGTTCGGCATCATCGGATCGGCGACCATCGCACTGTCCCTGGCGGGCCTGACGCGGCGCCGAGAACGCGCTGAGAGCGAACTGGATCGACGCCGGCGGCGAGTGGGCACCGTGATGGACGACGCCCCGGCCGAGGGGCCCCTGGCCGAAGATGATGTGGCTGAGGACTCTGTCGGCGGGGGCTCTGTGGTTGCGGGCGACGAGCACCCCGTCGAGGAAGGTGTCGACGATGAGGGCCGCGACGATGAGGGCCGCGACGATGAGGGCCGCGACGATGAGGGCCGCGACGATGAGACCCGAAACGATGCGGCCAGCGACGAGCACGACGGCGCGCATGACGACGAGCACGGACACCTGGTCGACGACGACGACGAGGCGCACCTCGGGCGGCCCGGTACAGGCGCCCCGGTGGACGTGGAGACAACCTCCGACGCTGCTCCGGACGAGGATGCGGCGGGCGACGACGACCCGCCCTCTCCTGCGGCGGCCGAGGACCCGCAGGCCGCAGAGCCCAGACCGGAGGACGCTGGACCCGAGGATGCACGGGCTGACGCGGATGATTCGACCGGTCTGCCTGACGAGGGCCGGGGGGCGGCCGACTAG
- the purN gene encoding phosphoribosylglycinamide formyltransferase yields MASGSGTVAQSVLEASNTPDCPYRIVALVSDRDCEAVARADRVGLPTAVVRPGDHLDRAAWDRALTDVVSGFAPDWVVSAGFMRILGAAFLGAFAGRVVNTHPALLPAFPGAHAVRDALAYGVAVTGCTVHLVDAGVDTGPVITQRAVHVHPDDTEATLHERIKVVERELLVDVLAAAARGRLHIEGRKVHLT; encoded by the coding sequence ATGGCGTCCGGCTCCGGAACCGTCGCGCAGAGCGTGCTCGAGGCCTCCAACACGCCCGATTGCCCGTACCGCATCGTCGCCCTGGTTTCCGACCGCGACTGCGAAGCCGTCGCCCGGGCTGACCGAGTCGGCCTCCCCACGGCCGTCGTCCGGCCCGGCGACCACCTCGACCGCGCCGCCTGGGACCGCGCGCTGACCGACGTGGTGAGCGGGTTCGCGCCCGACTGGGTGGTCTCGGCGGGCTTCATGCGCATCCTCGGTGCGGCGTTCCTCGGAGCGTTCGCCGGGCGCGTCGTCAACACCCATCCGGCGTTGCTGCCGGCCTTCCCCGGCGCACACGCGGTGCGTGACGCGCTCGCCTACGGGGTGGCCGTCACCGGCTGCACGGTCCACCTGGTCGACGCCGGGGTGGACACCGGGCCCGTGATCACGCAGCGTGCCGTCCACGTCCACCCGGACGACACGGAGGCCACCCTCCACGAACGCATCAAGGTCGTCGAGCGCGAGCTGCTCGTCGACGTCCTCGCGGCCGCCGCCCGTGGCCGACTCCACATCGAAGGTCGAAAGGTGCACCTAACGTGA